A genomic region of Streptomyces rimosus contains the following coding sequences:
- a CDS encoding serine hydrolase domain-containing protein: protein MLRKLASATEEWVAGMRNRRPVGGLAVGVVHDGRLEHLSMHGFADVEMREPVGDNTVFRVASISKTFTAIAVMQLWERGLVDLDAPAADYLSAYPLIPARPGYRPPTLRHLLTHTAGVGELRTPADLLRPNAGEGVRVGRPLPSLAEYYRRGLRIDAEPGTQWTYANHGFATLGQIVADVSGEPFDHYLREHVFTPLGMTDTDLIRAAHILGRLATGYELRARGLKAVTDRERATPGASSVYSTPRDMARYLSALLGGGTNQHGSVLAPTTLATMFDPHYQPDPRVPGMGLAFFRGAADGHRFVEHQGILPGFTSQMFVAPDDGLAVFALTNAAHRALLWLPGETEALLRRLLGLPEQTLRTDVPHRPELWGELCGWYTLAGRITDVRARALAGPAVEVFVRGGRLMLRSLIPVPLLLRGIPLHPDDEDDPHVFRIDLSRYGIGKVRIVFSRGPEAGTYALHFVPVPLSLHKSAVTRGVRACLTRNTTP from the coding sequence ATGCTTCGGAAACTCGCGAGCGCGACGGAGGAATGGGTCGCCGGGATGCGCAACCGCCGACCCGTCGGAGGACTGGCTGTGGGAGTGGTGCACGACGGCCGTCTTGAGCACCTCTCCATGCACGGGTTCGCCGACGTGGAGATGCGCGAGCCGGTCGGCGACAACACGGTCTTCCGTGTCGCCTCCATCAGCAAGACCTTCACCGCGATCGCGGTGATGCAGCTGTGGGAGCGGGGCCTGGTCGACCTCGACGCCCCCGCTGCGGACTATCTCAGCGCCTACCCCCTCATCCCGGCCAGGCCCGGTTACCGTCCCCCGACCCTGCGTCACCTGCTGACCCACACCGCGGGCGTGGGCGAGCTGCGCACACCGGCCGACCTGCTGCGGCCCAACGCGGGGGAAGGCGTACGGGTGGGCCGGCCACTGCCGTCGCTCGCCGAGTACTACCGCCGCGGCCTGCGGATCGACGCGGAGCCGGGCACGCAATGGACGTACGCCAACCACGGATTCGCCACCCTCGGCCAGATCGTCGCGGACGTCAGCGGCGAGCCCTTCGACCACTACCTGCGCGAGCACGTCTTCACCCCCCTCGGCATGACCGACACCGACCTGATCCGCGCCGCACACATCCTCGGGCGCCTGGCGACCGGGTACGAACTGCGCGCCCGCGGCCTGAAAGCGGTCACCGACCGGGAGCGGGCGACCCCCGGTGCCTCGTCCGTCTACTCGACCCCGCGGGACATGGCCCGCTACCTGTCCGCACTCCTCGGCGGCGGCACCAACCAGCACGGCTCGGTCCTCGCCCCCACGACCCTCGCCACGATGTTCGACCCGCACTACCAGCCCGATCCGCGCGTGCCCGGCATGGGCCTGGCCTTCTTCCGCGGTGCGGCCGACGGGCACCGCTTCGTCGAGCACCAGGGCATCCTGCCCGGCTTCACCTCGCAGATGTTCGTCGCCCCGGACGACGGGCTCGCGGTGTTCGCCCTGACCAACGCCGCCCACCGCGCGCTGCTGTGGCTACCCGGCGAAACCGAGGCGCTGCTGCGCCGCCTGCTCGGCCTGCCGGAGCAGACGCTCCGCACCGATGTGCCGCACCGCCCCGAACTGTGGGGCGAGCTCTGCGGCTGGTACACCCTCGCCGGCCGGATCACGGACGTACGGGCCCGGGCCCTGGCCGGGCCCGCGGTGGAGGTGTTCGTCCGCGGCGGCCGGCTGATGCTGCGGAGCCTGATCCCCGTACCTCTGCTGCTCCGGGGCATCCCGCTCCACCCCGACGACGAAGACGATCCCCACGTCTTCCGGATCGACCTGTCGCGGTACGGCATCGGCAAGGTCAGGATCGTGTTCAGCCGCGGGCCGGAGGCCGGTACGTACGCGCTGCACTTCGTGCCCGTCCCTCTCTCCCTGCACAAGAGCGCGGTCACCCGGGGCGTTCGTGCATGCCTGACGCGGAATACGACGCCTTAG
- the ppk2 gene encoding polyphosphate kinase 2 — protein MRAGTLRRAAYERELLRLQTELVKVQEWVRAEGTRLVVVFEGRDAAGKGGVIKRVAEHLNPRVARIVALPAPSGRERGQWYFQRYVERLPTAGEIVLFDRSWYNRAGVEHVMGFCDEEEYRRFLRQCPVFERMLVEDGILLRKYWFSVSDAVQEQRFRSRLEDPTRRWKLSPMDLESVTRWEAYSRAKDTMFAHTDRPEAPWYVVESDDKRRARINMIAHLLSTLPYHEVREPALALPPRPPSTGYRRPPRESQTRVPDHPVPG, from the coding sequence CTGAGGGCGGGCACCTTGCGCAGAGCGGCCTACGAGCGTGAACTGCTGCGCCTTCAGACGGAGTTGGTCAAGGTTCAGGAGTGGGTGCGCGCCGAGGGCACCCGGCTCGTGGTCGTCTTCGAGGGACGGGACGCGGCCGGCAAGGGCGGTGTGATCAAGCGCGTCGCCGAACACCTCAACCCGCGGGTCGCGCGGATCGTCGCGCTGCCCGCGCCGTCCGGGCGGGAGCGGGGGCAGTGGTACTTCCAGCGGTATGTGGAGCGGCTGCCGACCGCCGGTGAGATCGTGCTGTTCGACCGCAGTTGGTACAACCGGGCCGGGGTCGAGCACGTCATGGGTTTCTGCGACGAGGAGGAGTACCGGCGCTTCCTGCGTCAGTGCCCGGTCTTCGAGCGCATGCTGGTCGAGGACGGGATTCTGCTGCGCAAGTACTGGTTCTCGGTGAGCGACGCCGTACAGGAACAGCGGTTCCGCAGCCGCCTGGAGGACCCCACGCGGCGCTGGAAACTGTCCCCGATGGACCTGGAATCGGTCACGCGGTGGGAGGCGTACTCCCGTGCCAAGGACACGATGTTCGCCCACACGGACCGTCCCGAGGCCCCGTGGTACGTCGTCGAGAGCGACGACAAGCGGCGGGCCCGTATCAATATGATCGCGCACCTGCTGTCCACGCTCCCCTATCACGAGGTACGGGAACCGGCGCTCGCCTTGCCGCCCCGGCCGCCGTCCACCGGCTACCGGCGTCCGCCGAGGGAGTCGCAGACGCGTGTGCCGGACCATCCCGTGCCGGGCTGA
- a CDS encoding 4Fe-4S dicluster domain-containing protein → MSHRAPVQDAVISASEGLATLVGVLAEEHTVIGPTLRDGAIVLAELSAADDLPHGCGVELEAGRYRLVRRPDAMIFAHSAGPQSWKAYLHPQRERLWAVDRDTRGRLAFRAEDGEPPTYAFLGVRPCDLRAIAIQDRVLGGGPHADTAYRRRRDRTFIVAVECTDPGATCFCTSMGTGPGVGEDGPPAYDLALTEVLDGDGHRFRARAGSPAGERVLARLPRRTCDPATRAAARTAVTAAAEHMERAMPPVDLHTLMAGSHDAARWDDVAARCLTCGNCTMVCPTCFCTTTEDITDLTGDHAERWQRWDSCFDLDFSHLHGGPVRASARSRYRQWLTHKLGTWHDQFGESGCVGCGRCIVWCPAGIDITEEAAALHAEDQGSRATDEEAPS, encoded by the coding sequence ATGTCCCACAGGGCACCCGTACAGGACGCGGTGATCTCCGCGTCGGAGGGGCTGGCCACACTGGTCGGTGTCCTCGCCGAGGAGCACACCGTCATCGGGCCCACCCTTCGTGACGGCGCGATCGTCCTCGCGGAGCTGTCCGCGGCGGACGACCTGCCGCACGGCTGCGGTGTGGAGCTGGAGGCAGGACGGTATCGGCTGGTGCGGCGCCCGGACGCGATGATCTTCGCGCACAGTGCCGGGCCACAGTCGTGGAAGGCGTATCTGCACCCGCAGCGCGAGCGGCTGTGGGCGGTGGACCGGGACACCCGGGGCCGGCTCGCCTTCCGTGCGGAGGACGGCGAGCCACCGACGTACGCGTTCCTCGGTGTGCGGCCCTGTGATCTGCGGGCCATCGCGATCCAGGACCGGGTGCTGGGCGGCGGTCCGCACGCGGACACCGCCTACCGGCGCCGCCGGGACCGTACGTTCATCGTCGCCGTGGAGTGCACCGATCCGGGCGCCACGTGCTTCTGTACGTCGATGGGCACGGGCCCGGGCGTCGGGGAGGACGGTCCGCCCGCGTACGACCTGGCCCTGACCGAAGTGCTGGACGGCGACGGGCACCGCTTCCGGGCCCGGGCGGGAAGCCCGGCCGGTGAACGCGTTCTCGCCCGGCTCCCCCGCCGTACCTGCGACCCGGCGACACGCGCCGCCGCCCGTACGGCCGTCACCGCCGCCGCGGAGCACATGGAGCGCGCCATGCCGCCGGTCGACCTGCACACCCTGATGGCCGGCTCGCACGACGCCGCCCGCTGGGACGACGTCGCCGCACGCTGCCTGACCTGCGGCAACTGCACCATGGTGTGCCCGACCTGCTTCTGCACCACCACCGAGGACATCACCGATCTGACCGGCGACCACGCGGAGCGGTGGCAGCGCTGGGACTCCTGCTTCGACCTGGACTTCAGCCACCTGCACGGCGGCCCGGTCCGCGCGTCCGCACGCAGCCGCTACCGGCAGTGGCTCACCCACAAGCTCGGCACCTGGCACGACCAGTTCGGGGAATCGGGCTGCGTCGGCTGCGGGCGCTGCATCGTGTGGTGCCCGGCCGGCATCGACATCACCGAAGAGGCCGCCGCCCTCCACGCGGAGGACCAGGGCTCGCGAGCCACCGACGAGGAGGCACCGTCATGA
- a CDS encoding cyclic nucleotide-binding domain-containing protein, producing MTTRSGLKTMICRLDALTEDQRVRLMGLAHEVSFPAGARLFEERRAADRFWIVRTGSIVLDLHVPGRRAAVIETLGPGDLVGWSWLFPPRNWHLGAEAQSPVRAWEFDAEAVRRLCREDPKLGHALVLAVAEVIGHRLECARTRLLDLYGPYGSGLPR from the coding sequence ATGACCACCAGGAGCGGGCTGAAGACCATGATCTGCCGGCTGGACGCCCTCACCGAGGACCAGCGGGTCCGGCTGATGGGACTGGCCCACGAGGTGTCCTTCCCGGCGGGTGCGCGGCTTTTCGAGGAGCGCCGCGCCGCCGACCGGTTCTGGATCGTGCGGACCGGCAGCATCGTGCTGGACCTCCACGTCCCCGGCCGCCGGGCCGCGGTGATCGAAACCCTCGGGCCGGGGGACCTGGTGGGCTGGTCCTGGCTCTTCCCCCCGCGCAACTGGCACCTGGGCGCCGAGGCCCAGAGCCCCGTACGGGCCTGGGAGTTCGACGCCGAAGCCGTACGCCGGCTGTGCCGGGAGGACCCGAAGCTGGGGCACGCGCTGGTGCTGGCGGTCGCCGAGGTCATCGGGCACCGGCTGGAGTGCGCCCGTACCCGGCTGCTGGACCTGTACGGGCCGTACGGGAGCGGGCTGCCACGATGA
- a CDS encoding FAD/NAD(P)-binding protein — translation MNAGGAPLPYLVVRRCPETADVATFKLLPGGPALRPFRPGQFAMLHAFGVGGIPVSVSGLPLGEPALVHTVRAVGAVSRALYEVKVGDSVGVQGPYGAGWDLEQAVGRDVLVIAGGIGLAPLRPLILEVLAEAGRYGRLTVLIGARTPSDLLYRLQTRDWGAAARVAVTVDRPEAGWRGDVGVVTRLLGRGGWAPADTCAFVCGPEPMIHATAGDLVRAGVPPHRIQVSLERNMRCGEGNCGHCQLGPLLLCRDGPVTGWDRAEPLLAVKEL, via the coding sequence ATGAACGCGGGCGGTGCGCCCCTCCCCTACCTCGTCGTACGGCGATGTCCGGAGACTGCGGACGTGGCCACGTTCAAGCTGCTTCCGGGAGGCCCCGCGCTGAGGCCCTTCCGTCCGGGGCAGTTCGCGATGCTCCACGCGTTCGGTGTGGGCGGGATTCCCGTGTCGGTGTCCGGGCTGCCGCTGGGCGAACCGGCCCTGGTCCACACCGTGCGGGCGGTCGGGGCGGTGTCCCGGGCGCTGTACGAGGTGAAAGTGGGCGACAGCGTAGGAGTCCAGGGCCCCTACGGTGCCGGCTGGGACCTGGAGCAGGCCGTGGGGCGCGACGTGCTGGTGATCGCGGGCGGTATCGGGCTCGCGCCGCTGCGGCCCCTGATTCTGGAAGTGCTCGCGGAGGCCGGGCGTTACGGCCGGCTGACCGTGCTGATCGGGGCCCGTACGCCCAGCGACCTCCTGTACCGGTTGCAGACCCGGGACTGGGGCGCCGCCGCCCGGGTGGCGGTCACGGTGGACCGGCCGGAGGCGGGCTGGCGCGGAGACGTGGGGGTGGTCACCCGGCTGCTGGGGCGTGGCGGGTGGGCGCCCGCCGACACCTGCGCCTTCGTCTGCGGGCCCGAGCCGATGATCCACGCCACCGCGGGTGACCTGGTGCGGGCGGGCGTCCCGCCGCACCGCATCCAGGTGTCGCTGGAGCGCAACATGCGCTGCGGGGAGGGCAATTGCGGACACTGCCAGCTGGGCCCCCTCCTGCTGTGCCGCGACGGACCGGTCACCGGCTGGGACCGCGCCGAACCCCTTCTGGCCGTGAAGGAGCTGTGA
- a CDS encoding NADH-quinone oxidoreductase subunit B family protein, which produces MSAPRPEGGRRPALAVFKLASCDGCQLTLLDCEDELLNVAERVEIAHFLEASSAVRPGPYDLALVEGSVTTPQDAQRIREIRAAARFLVTIGACATAGGIQALRNFADVEEFRATVYARPEYIATLATSTPVSAHVPVDFELRGCPIDRGQLLEVITAFLAGRKPDVPNHSVCFACKRRGTVCVTVAHGTPCLGPVTHAGCGAICPAYGRGCYGCFGPSGSVNLPALIPLLRRDGMSEDDVRRTLRTYNAASFAEVEGAPS; this is translated from the coding sequence ATGAGTGCCCCGCGCCCCGAAGGCGGTCGCCGCCCTGCACTCGCCGTCTTCAAGCTCGCCTCGTGCGACGGCTGCCAGCTGACCCTGCTCGACTGCGAGGACGAACTCCTCAACGTCGCGGAGCGGGTGGAGATCGCGCACTTCCTGGAGGCGTCCAGCGCAGTGCGGCCCGGACCGTACGACCTCGCCCTAGTGGAAGGCTCCGTCACCACGCCCCAGGATGCCCAACGCATACGGGAGATCCGGGCCGCCGCGCGCTTCCTGGTCACCATCGGCGCGTGCGCCACGGCCGGCGGCATCCAGGCGCTGCGCAACTTCGCCGACGTGGAGGAGTTCCGCGCCACCGTCTACGCGCGGCCGGAGTACATCGCCACCCTCGCCACCTCCACCCCCGTCTCGGCCCATGTCCCCGTCGACTTCGAACTGCGCGGCTGCCCCATCGACCGCGGCCAGCTCCTCGAAGTGATCACGGCGTTCCTGGCGGGCCGCAAGCCGGACGTGCCGAACCACAGCGTCTGCTTCGCCTGCAAGCGGCGCGGCACCGTGTGCGTGACCGTCGCCCACGGCACGCCGTGCCTCGGGCCGGTCACCCACGCCGGTTGCGGCGCCATCTGCCCGGCGTACGGACGCGGCTGCTACGGCTGCTTCGGGCCGTCCGGCTCGGTCAACCTGCCCGCGCTGATCCCGCTGCTGCGGCGGGACGGCATGAGCGAGGACGACGTACGGCGCACCCTGCGCACGTACAACGCCGCCTCCTTCGCCGAGGTGGAGGGGGCGCCGTCATGA
- a CDS encoding Ni/Fe hydrogenase subunit alpha yields MTHRGSRVLHVGSLARVEGEGALHLTVDDGTVTGAELRIYEPPRFFEAFLRGRAYTEPPDITARVCGICPVAYQMSACRAVEDACGVTVGGQLAALRRLLYCGEWIESQILHIHLLHAPDFLGVDGAIELARTQRGHVERGLRIKQAGNAILEQLGGRAIHPVNVRLGGFHRIPAAGELKPLAERLRRARDDAWETVRWVAGFDFPEAGLDHTLLALAEPGRYAIDSGMPTVMASPGEHGIPAASTAPLPLRQFPVYAFPAEVTEKQVPHSTALQATLGGERYLTGSLARYAISGRWLSPLAQEAAREGGLGDPAAGKVCRNPFRSIVVRAVEALYAIDEALRIIDAYEPPSRPYVDVPPRAGTGHGATEAPRGLLYHRYTLDADGLITAATLVPPTSQNQAAIEDDLRRLVQSRLDAGVRDTEAELTALCERGIRNHDPCISCSAHFLDLTVEAVDRPRRSPPCP; encoded by the coding sequence ATGACGCACCGTGGCTCGCGGGTGCTGCACGTCGGCTCGCTCGCGCGCGTCGAGGGGGAAGGAGCGCTGCACCTGACAGTTGACGACGGCACGGTCACGGGCGCCGAGCTGCGCATCTATGAGCCGCCGCGGTTCTTCGAGGCGTTCCTGCGCGGCCGTGCGTACACCGAGCCGCCGGACATCACCGCGCGGGTCTGCGGCATCTGCCCGGTCGCGTACCAGATGAGCGCCTGCAGAGCCGTCGAGGACGCCTGCGGGGTGACGGTCGGCGGGCAGCTGGCGGCGCTGCGGCGGCTGCTGTACTGCGGCGAGTGGATCGAGAGCCAGATCCTGCACATCCATCTGCTGCACGCCCCGGACTTCCTCGGCGTGGACGGCGCGATCGAACTCGCCCGCACCCAACGCGGCCACGTGGAGCGCGGGTTGCGCATCAAGCAGGCGGGCAACGCGATCCTCGAACAGCTCGGCGGCCGCGCCATCCACCCCGTCAACGTCCGGCTCGGCGGTTTCCACCGCATACCGGCCGCTGGGGAACTGAAGCCGCTGGCCGAGCGGCTGCGCCGGGCCCGCGACGACGCGTGGGAGACGGTGCGCTGGGTCGCGGGCTTCGACTTCCCGGAGGCCGGGCTGGACCACACCCTGCTGGCGCTGGCCGAACCGGGGCGTTACGCCATCGATTCCGGCATGCCGACCGTGATGGCCTCCCCCGGCGAGCACGGCATCCCCGCCGCCTCGACCGCTCCTCTACCGCTTCGCCAGTTTCCCGTGTACGCGTTCCCGGCCGAGGTCACCGAGAAGCAAGTGCCTCATTCCACCGCCCTCCAGGCGACGCTGGGCGGTGAGCGCTATCTGACCGGATCGCTCGCCCGTTACGCGATCAGCGGGCGCTGGCTGTCCCCGCTCGCGCAGGAGGCGGCGCGGGAGGGCGGGCTCGGCGACCCGGCGGCCGGAAAGGTGTGCCGCAATCCGTTCCGCAGCATCGTCGTGCGGGCCGTCGAGGCGCTGTACGCGATCGACGAGGCGCTGCGGATCATCGACGCGTACGAGCCGCCGAGCCGTCCGTACGTGGACGTGCCGCCGCGCGCCGGGACCGGTCACGGCGCCACGGAAGCGCCCCGCGGGCTGCTGTACCACCGCTACACGCTGGACGCCGACGGCCTGATCACCGCCGCCACGCTCGTCCCGCCCACCTCCCAGAACCAGGCTGCCATCGAGGACGACCTGCGCCGCCTCGTTCAGTCCCGCCTGGATGCCGGCGTACGGGACACCGAGGCGGAGCTGACCGCCCTGTGCGAGCGCGGCATCCGCAACCACGACCCGTGCATCTCCTGTTCCGCCCACTTCCTGGACCTCACCGTCGAGGCCGTCGACCGTCCCCGAAGGAGCCCGCCATGCCCGTGA
- a CDS encoding CBS domain-containing protein — MPVTDPGNPQEHGLHTVSDVMTHTVVAVGRNAPFKEIVRMMEQWKVSALPVLEGEGRVIGVVSEADLLPKEEFRDSDPSRFEQRRRLEDLAKAGALTAGELMSAPAICVHADAALPQAARIMAVRHVKRLPVTDAQGLLQGVISRSDLLKVFLRPDADIAEEVRRVVVDRVFPGQDVTVDVQDGVVTLGGPIRDSSFVPVAARLCRAVEGVVDVVSAGLRAAGAAGP, encoded by the coding sequence ATGCCCGTGACCGACCCCGGCAACCCGCAGGAACACGGTCTGCACACCGTGAGCGACGTGATGACCCACACCGTCGTCGCCGTCGGCCGCAACGCGCCGTTCAAGGAGATCGTCCGGATGATGGAGCAGTGGAAGGTCAGCGCCCTTCCCGTGTTGGAAGGCGAAGGCCGGGTCATCGGTGTCGTCTCCGAGGCCGATCTGCTGCCCAAGGAAGAGTTCCGCGACAGCGACCCCTCCCGGTTCGAACAGCGCCGCCGTCTGGAGGACCTGGCCAAGGCCGGGGCCCTGACGGCAGGGGAGCTGATGAGCGCGCCCGCCATCTGCGTCCACGCCGACGCGGCCCTCCCCCAGGCCGCCCGCATCATGGCCGTACGGCACGTCAAGCGCCTGCCGGTCACCGACGCCCAGGGACTGCTGCAAGGCGTGATCAGCCGCAGCGATCTCCTCAAGGTCTTTCTGCGCCCCGACGCGGACATCGCCGAGGAGGTACGCCGGGTGGTGGTCGACCGGGTGTTCCCCGGGCAGGACGTCACCGTCGACGTACAGGACGGCGTGGTGACCCTCGGCGGACCCATTCGCGACAGCTCGTTCGTACCCGTCGCGGCCCGCCTCTGCCGCGCCGTCGAGGGCGTCGTGGACGTGGTCTCCGCCGGGCTGAGGGCTGCCGGGGCGGCCGGACCCTGA